GGAACTCAGAGATCGCGGACAGCGAACACCAGTGCATTACGGTGACGGCTTAGCCCACATTTCCTGATAGCGTGAATACGCATATTGCGGCGGGATTGAGCTTCCAGCCAGCGAGCCTTGCGGCGGCTCGTTTGTCGCAACATACGCCAGCGCCCTACTTCTGTTCTACTGCGCTTCATGGTTAAAACTCTTTCCTTAACAGAAACGCCATTATAAACCCTTGGTCGCGGCAAACCAGCGCTTTTAGCCGTCCTTTTTATTTGCCAGATCAATTCTGATGCGTACACTCATAACAATACGCTTTCAAAAGGATTTTTAAATTATGACAACCTTCTACACCGTGGTGAGTTGGCTGGTCATTCTGGGATACTGGCTTCTGATCGCAGGTGTGACGCTTCGCATCCTGATGAAACGCCGAGCTGTTCCCTCTGCCATGGCCTGGCTACTGATTATCTACATCCTGCCGCTGGTGGGGATTATTGCGTACCTTTCATTTGGTGAACTGCATCTGGGTAAACGCCGCGCTGAGCGTGCCCGCGCTATGTGGCCGTCGACCGCAAAATGGTTAAACGACCTGAAATCCTGCAAGCACATTTTTGCCGAAGAAAATAGCAGCGTGGCGTCTTCATTGTTCAAACTGTGCGAGCGGCGTCAGGGAATTGCGGGCGTGAAAGGCAACCAGCTGCAGTTGTTGACGACCTCTGAAGACGTTATGCAGGCGCTGATTCGCGATATCCAACTCGCACGCCATAATATCGAAATGGTTTTCTACATCTGGCAGCCGGGAGGGATGGCGGATCAAGTTGCTGAATCGCTGATGGCGGCGTCACGTCGCGGTATTCATTGCCGGTTGATGCTCGATTCTGCAGGGAGTGTGGCTTTCTTCCGCAGCCCCTGGGCTGGGATGATGCGCAACGCAGGTATTGAAGTCGTCGAAGCGTTAAAGGTGAATTTACTGCGCGTGTTTTTGCGTCGTATGGATTTACGCCAGCACCGCAAAATGATCATGATCGACAACTATATTGCTTATACCGGCAGCATGAATATGGTTGATCCGCGCTTCTTCAAACAAGATTCAGGCGTGGGACAGTGGATCGATTTGATGGCGCGTATGGAAGGCCCCGTCGCTACTGCAATGGGTATTGTGTATTCCTGCGACTGGGAAATTGAAACCGGTAAACGCATTTTGCCGCCACCGCCCGATGCCAATATCATGCCGTTCGAGCAGGAAAGCGGGCATACCATTCACACCATCGCTTCCGGTCCTGGTTTCCCGGAGGATTTGATTCATCAGGCGTTGCTCACTGCGGCCTATTCTGCGCGTGAATATCTGATCATGACCACGCCCTACTTTGTGCCGAGCGATGACCTGCTGCATGCGATTTGTACCGCCGCCCAGCGCGGTGTCGATGTCAGCATTATCATGCCGCGAAAAAACGACTCGGTACTGGTGGGATGGGCCAGCCGCGCATTCTTTACTGAGCTTCTGGCCGCAGGGGTGAAAATCTATCAGTTTGAGGGTGGACTGCTGCACACTAAAAGCGTGCTGGTGGATGGAGAACTCAGTCTGGTCGGGACCGTGAATCTGGATATGCGGAGTCTATGGCTGAACTTTGAGATTACGCTGGTGATTGACGATGCGGGCTTTGGTGGCGATTTGGCGGCCGTTCAGGATGATTACATCTCCCGCTCGCGCTTGCTGGACGCCAGTTTGTGGGTCAAGCGGCCTTTGTGGCAGCGGATCACCGAACGACTGTTTTACTTCTTTAGCCCGTTGCTGTAAAACGTGCCCAACGATGTTTTAACAGGTAGTCATCATGGAAATGGATCTGAATAATCGTCTTACTGAAGACGAAACGCTTGAGCAGGCCTACGATATTTTCCTCGAACTGGCGATGGATAATCTCGATCCCGCGGACGTTATCCTCTTTAATTTGCAGTTTGAAGAGCGCGGCGGCGCCGAGTTATTCGACCCGTCCGAAGACTGGAGTGAACATGTCGATTTCGACCTCAACCCGGACTTTTTTGCCGAGGTCGTGATTGGTCTTGCGGAGACCGACGGCGGAGAAATCAATGATATTTTTGCCCGCGTCCTGCTGTGCCGGGAAAAAGATCACAAACTGTGCCATATCCTCTGGCGTGAATAACAAAAGGCTGCGAATGCAGCCTTTTTTATTTAATCCGCTAATTTTGTCCCGCAGTGATTACAAAATCTCGCACTGTGCTCATGGTTCGCCTGTTGACACTGAGGGCATTTGCGCTGCTGTTGCCGATTCTGAAATGCGGCGCTCATGTGCGTAGTGATAAGACCGGTAGGAATCGCTATTACGGAATAACCGATCAAAATGAGCACCGACGCCACAATTCTCCCAAGCGGCGTATGCGGTGTAATATCACCATATCCTACCGTCGTCACCGTGACGATCGCCCAATAAACGGATGCATTCAGCGTGGTGAATCCATATTTGGGTCCTTCTATCAGATACATCAGCGCGCCAAATACAATCATCACAATGGCAATAAACGAATAGAACAGAATTAACTGATGCCGGGCGCTAAATATCGCCTTCCAGAACACGCGCAATGACGGCATTAGACGCAGCAACTTCAGGACGCGCAGCACGCGTATGGCGCGCATTGCCCGCCAGGCAAAAACATAATCGACGCTAATTTCAGGCCACAGCCACATCACGTAAAGCGGCAAAATGGTCGCCAGATCGATAATGCCCCAAAAGCTAAAGACATATTTCGCCGGATTGGGCCAGCTGAAAACCCGTAGCAAATACTCAAGGGTAAAAACCAGCGTCACGAAGAGTTCCAGCCAGACGAAGAGATGCCACTCATCCATCGTCAGGTGATATTGCGTCCCAAGACCTGACTCAATAAATATGATAAGTACGCTGAGTAGCGCAAACAGTCCGCACAATCCTTCGAAATGACGACCTGAGCGGGTATTTTGATCGAATAGCAGGCGGAACATCCGACGACGAACTGAAGAAACGGATAGCGACACGATAACCTCGCAAAAATTAAGGGCTGACATCATGTCAGCCCTTGCGATTATAACGGGTCTACTTTCAGGCAGGAAACCGCGTGACGGAAACTTCCTTCAAGTACTGGCCGGGTTTGCGCACACTCCGGTCCAGCCAGCGGGCAGCGCGTACGGAATACGCAGCCTGACGGCGGATTTATCGGTGAGGGCAACTCGCCTTCCAGCAGCTGAATTTTTTTATTTTTTTCCCGATCAGGATCGGGAACCGGTACTGCGGACATCAACGCTTTGGTGTAAGGGTGCAGCGGATTGTGGTAAACCTCATCGTAGGTCCCCAGCTCTACCGCATGGCCCAGATACATCACCAGAACGCGATCTGAAATGTGTTTAACCACCGCCAGGTCGTGCGCGATGAAGATCAACGACAGCCCCATTTCGCGCTGTAATTTTTGCAGCAGGTTAACCACCTGCGCCTGAATAGAAACATCCAGCGCGGAAACCGGCTCGTCGCAAATAATCAGCTTAGGTTCCAGAATCAACGCACGCGCAATACCAATACGCTGACACTGACCACCGGAAAACTCGTGCGGGTAGCGGTTGATGAGGTTAGGCAACAGCCCTACTTTCATCATCATCGCTTTCACACGGTCACGTGCTTCCTGGCGGGACATCTTGGGATGATAAGTACGCAGGGGTTCCGCGATAATCTCCCCAATCGTCATACGCGGGTTAAGGGACGCCAGCGGATCCTGGAAAATCATCTGGATGTCGCTACGCACTTCGCGCCACTCGTCCGGCTTCATGCCCAGCAGATCTTTGCCCAGCCACGCCACTTTACCTTCAGTGGCTTTAACAAGGCCTATGATGGCGCGAGCAAACGTCGACTTACCGCATCCCGATTCACCTACGACACCCAAGGTTTCGCCTTCGTAAAGGCGCAGCGTGACACCATCTACCGCTTTGAGGGTTTTG
This sequence is a window from Enterobacter sp. 638. Protein-coding genes within it:
- a CDS encoding HI1450 family dsDNA-mimic protein; translated protein: MEMDLNNRLTEDETLEQAYDIFLELAMDNLDPADVILFNLQFEERGGAELFDPSEDWSEHVDFDLNPDFFAEVVIGLAETDGGEINDIFARVLLCREKDHKLCHILWRE
- the oppF gene encoding murein tripeptide/oligopeptide ABC transporter ATP binding protein OppF: MNAIDEKRNVLLEIADLKVHFDIKDGKQWFWQPSKTLKAVDGVTLRLYEGETLGVVGESGCGKSTFARAIIGLVKATEGKVAWLGKDLLGMKPDEWREVRSDIQMIFQDPLASLNPRMTIGEIIAEPLRTYHPKMSRQEARDRVKAMMMKVGLLPNLINRYPHEFSGGQCQRIGIARALILEPKLIICDEPVSALDVSIQAQVVNLLQKLQREMGLSLIFIAHDLAVVKHISDRVLVMYLGHAVELGTYDEVYHNPLHPYTKALMSAVPVPDPDREKNKKIQLLEGELPSPINPPSGCVFRTRCPLAGPECAQTRPVLEGSFRHAVSCLKVDPL
- a CDS encoding YciY family protein, with the protein product MKRSRTEVGRWRMLRQTSRRKARWLEAQSRRNMRIHAIRKCGLSRHRNALVFAVRDL
- the cls gene encoding cardiolipin synthase, translating into MTTFYTVVSWLVILGYWLLIAGVTLRILMKRRAVPSAMAWLLIIYILPLVGIIAYLSFGELHLGKRRAERARAMWPSTAKWLNDLKSCKHIFAEENSSVASSLFKLCERRQGIAGVKGNQLQLLTTSEDVMQALIRDIQLARHNIEMVFYIWQPGGMADQVAESLMAASRRGIHCRLMLDSAGSVAFFRSPWAGMMRNAGIEVVEALKVNLLRVFLRRMDLRQHRKMIMIDNYIAYTGSMNMVDPRFFKQDSGVGQWIDLMARMEGPVATAMGIVYSCDWEIETGKRILPPPPDANIMPFEQESGHTIHTIASGPGFPEDLIHQALLTAAYSAREYLIMTTPYFVPSDDLLHAICTAAQRGVDVSIIMPRKNDSVLVGWASRAFFTELLAAGVKIYQFEGGLLHTKSVLVDGELSLVGTVNLDMRSLWLNFEITLVIDDAGFGGDLAAVQDDYISRSRLLDASLWVKRPLWQRITERLFYFFSPLL
- a CDS encoding ion transporter, producing MSLSVSSVRRRMFRLLFDQNTRSGRHFEGLCGLFALLSVLIIFIESGLGTQYHLTMDEWHLFVWLELFVTLVFTLEYLLRVFSWPNPAKYVFSFWGIIDLATILPLYVMWLWPEISVDYVFAWRAMRAIRVLRVLKLLRLMPSLRVFWKAIFSARHQLILFYSFIAIVMIVFGALMYLIEGPKYGFTTLNASVYWAIVTVTTVGYGDITPHTPLGRIVASVLILIGYSVIAIPTGLITTHMSAAFQNRQQQRKCPQCQQANHEHSARFCNHCGTKLAD